A DNA window from Centropristis striata isolate RG_2023a ecotype Rhode Island chromosome 10, C.striata_1.0, whole genome shotgun sequence contains the following coding sequences:
- the LOC131978514 gene encoding sterile alpha motif domain-containing protein 3-like, translating into MAAEASQNMILRVIEMDRVRKVKLSSRPASVEALIQILKEQLELDADFSLQYEDPDFDGKLTSLVEIEELPQKAVVHISLTQDSSSVASTETLSDVSSPERLSRWPPGSFQIPTFGFDVELTLRQGNTEFEKTGRPLKLSRDQKHDILEKLASVIFGFKAYPSDKEIAMVAEALVAKHPCLKEAGSTTGWNGWKNSIKFKMGNYRTKMRRAGCQEVTVNAGKRSQRNPENEPSHSNIKRPKRAEVNFLPNFPQGEDPSSLEHLRQVIVEEVKKTERNLPLISKMMQTTFALRRKTIVMSCPPVKQLMELWPALQMQSEVYAEFQRITNQNLPNTFYGELDRHTPRLMTLFRQKASKTGRTSDALAAIFKVHDEQESHDVYTRRTTILHALPVYLREEISGFYRTCVDDLEEPDVTDATVALLTTISENTMSPVHYHPVKTSVVLEGDVVVSLPRLDDGFLVMFGLIYALHLNYPQGLTNTFEFIQKVVLGLDEGKLSPRLQTLKNDLMI; encoded by the exons ATGGCAGCGGAAGCCTCACAAAACATGATCCTTCGCGTCATTGAGATGGACCGTGTAAGAAAAGTAAAACTCAGCTCTCGGCCAGCCTCTGTTGAGGCACTGATTCAGATTTTAAAAGAACAATTGGAATTGGACGCTGACTTCAGTTTGCAGTACGAAGATCCAGACTTCGATGGAAAACTTACTTCCTTGGTTGAAATTGAGGAGCTGCCACAAAAAGCCGTTGTTCATATTTCACTTACACAAGATTCCAGTTCTGTTGCGTCCACTGAAACACTGTCAGATGTATCATCCCCGGAACGTCTAAGCAGATGGCCTCCAGGTTCTTTTCAAATTCCCACATTTGGATTTGACGTTGAGCTGACACTTAGACAAGGGAATACTGAATTTGAGAAGACTGGAAGACCTCTTAAGTTGTCAAGAGACCAAAAGCACGATATTTTAGAAAAACTTGCATCTGTTATATTTGGGTTCAAGGCTTACCCAAGCGACAAAGAGATAGCAATGGTAGCGGAGGCTCTTGTGGCTAAACATCCCTGTTTAAAAGAAGCAGGATCTACCACTGGATGGAATGGGTGGAAGAACAGCATCAAGTTCAAAATGGGCAATTACAGGACCAAGATGAGAAGGGCTGGATGCCAAGAGGTCACTGTAAATGCTGGAAAAAGAAGCCAAAGAAACCCAGAGAATGAACCTTCCCACTCCAACATCAAACGACCAAAGCGTGCAGAAGTAAACTTTCTGCCCAACTTTCCCCAAGGGGAGGATCCCTCAAGTCTTGAACATCTGAGGCAGGTAATTGTTGAAGAAGTAAAGAAGACCGAGAGAAACCTACCTCTCATTAGTAAGATGATGCAGACCACGTTTGCCTTGCGGAGAAAGACCATAGTGATGTCCTGCCCACCAGTCAAACAGCTCATGGAGCTCTGGCCTGCTCTTCAGATGCAGTCTGAG GTATATGCAGAGTTCCAGCGCATAACAAACCAGAACCTGCCTAATACATTCTACGGAGAGCTTGATCGGCACACTCCACGTTTGATGACCTTATTCAGGCAGAAGGCATCCAAAACTGGAAGGACTTCAGATGCTTTGGCTGCCATTTTCAAAGTGCATGATGAACAg gaatcaCATGATGTGTACACAAGGCGTACCACTATCCTACATGCCCTTCCTGTATATCTGCGGGAGGAAATCTCTGGATTTTACAGAACATGCGTG GATGATTTAGAGGAGCCAGATGTCACAGATGCAACGGTGGCCCTCCTTACAACCATCAGCGAAAATACCATGAGTCCAGTCCACTACCACCCGGTAAAAACCTCTGTTGTCCTCGAAGGTGATGTGGTGGTCAGCCTCCCCAGACTTGATGATGGATTCCTCGTAATGTTCGGCCTAATCTATGCGCTACATCTGAACTATCCCCAAGGACTGACCAACACTTTTGAGTTCATTCAGAAAGTCGTACTTGGTCTGGATGAGGGTAAATTGTCACCCAGGCTGCAGACACTCAAGAATGACTTGATGATATGA